cTGAAACCACGACGAataattcggaacggagggagaactaaaaccacgacaagtaATTTGGAACGCAGGGAGTAGGTAAAAATAATTTAGTCAAATTCCTGGGCGGGCCATGGCCCTGTTTTGCCCCTACAGAGCTCCGCCCCTGGTCTCAGTACCAAGAAACATGAAATTGTACCAATACAGCATGAAATCATTTCTAGGAATTCAGACCAACCCAACACTCACCTGTCCTGGCTTGCGCGACGGCGACGGCAGCGAACTGGTAAGCTGCGCTGCTCCCCCAGCCGCTGCTGCTCCGCCGCGGGGTCCATGTCCTTCTCATCATCTCGTCGCCTCCGCGCTCCACCACCCCCTGCTGCTCCGACCACCCGCTCCCCCTGTCGCTCCTGCTGAACCAACTGGCCACGGTTGAGGACGACAGGCGCCAGCCGTGACCCGCCCAAGCTGCGCGATGAGGACGACAGGTGCCGGGCCGCGGCGGTCACCCTCGGGGCGGCCATGCCGGCCGAGCACTGGACCTCGTCCATGACGCACGACGACGGGTCTCGTGAGTGGGGAGGGAAGGGGATGAGATGCAGCAGCGGTGGGAGACGACGGAGCCTCAACAAGCTCGCACCTGATTGCCGTCGGGTGCGTGGAGGGGAAGGGATGAGAAGGGGCGGCGACCGTGGTTGATGAGGTCGCCGACTGTggggggagaggggagggaggggagtgggtgagtggatGAGGTCGCCGGTTGCGTTGGGTGCTTTTCTTTTTTTGAGTAATTTTTTTAGTAATACTGCTGGGTTGGGTGCTTGTTGGGCCGTGCTGTATAGCCGATTTGGGCCTTTGATGAGCAACGTTTTCTCTTCGAAGAAAAAAATACCCTAAAGTATATACATGGATCATATGAATAAATGTTTTAACCCTCAAAAAATATGAATAAATGTTTTTATACTTATTACATATATTCAAAGTATCACAAAAAAATTGTAGGGAAAAGAAACCGAATATACTTGGTTTATGTTGGATTGCTTGCATGTTTTTATCTTTTGTCGGACAATTTTCCTTAGCCTGCATAAAAAATTAAACTCTTCTACTAAAAAATATAAATAGATTAAAGTGATTTAGGAAATTTCATATGATATATTATTTATATATGAACATTATAGTTGGTTGTTTCCTCCGAAATAAATGCAACATCTTTGACTAATAATATGAAAAACAGTTTTTCGTTTTTACAAAATAAAACAACTGTGTTTGTTTCACTCTTACTTTTATTACATATTGTATATGTTTATATGATGCAGTACAAAATATCATTTATATTTCATCGCAGATAAAAAGTGATGGGTTCCGACATACACAC
This sequence is a window from Aegilops tauschii subsp. strangulata cultivar AL8/78 chromosome 7, Aet v6.0, whole genome shotgun sequence. Protein-coding genes within it:
- the LOC109745298 gene encoding uncharacterized protein isoform X2; its protein translation is MDEVQCSAGMAAPRVTAAARHLSSSSRSLGGSRLAPVVLNRGQLVQQERQGERVVGAAGGGGARRRRDDEKDMDPAAEQQRLGEQRSLPVRCRRRRASQDSVRSSSPPGMSSSSPEYPATPSSTPTRA
- the LOC109745298 gene encoding uncharacterized protein isoform X1 codes for the protein MDEVQCSAGMAAPRVTAAARHLSSSSRSLGGSRLAPVVLNRGQLVQQERQGERVVGAAGGGGARRRRDDEKDMDPAAEQQRLGEQRSLPVRCRRRRASQDRVRFYFVDVNKVPHAVVKRGTVRSSSPPGMSSSSPEYPATPSSTPTRA